The sequence gaaagcagtggctatagtaagtagatataaaactaaaccagacatccaagcagtagttaaataactatagctggagttatacatacctcgagacatgtgtattaagatacacaagaagacgaaagaagcagttgttgcatgcaacatcctaaattcccatcctgctgctacctctctaactagatgttgaacactagcaaatgcacaagatgcttcagaagtatatcggaacgctaaagtgatacctgtaattatttggagtacaaaggtaattgcaactaagaaaccaaagttataagatgaatttagattgagagcacaccgataaaagacgaggtgtgcccggaatagactcatggaaatttggtgtgttctcgaaaccatgctagcacaatagaacttcgttaaataactacatattaaaatgagcgcatgtaaactagtcttaaacacaccgctcgtcacgtaacaaatctcaaatcgtactgtagattttatatatgtaccgtaactataaccatggtgacatccaatgttcacgctcaatcttaccatacatagtacttttatgatcccaggctggtttaataagtcaaagtttagccgggaagttagcgtctaaaatatataaccgatagtctcaacttagatgcacagatggacataattaatccttgtacggtttgtacctacttgactcctcagtttaagttaaggagtcctttgtttacagcttgtaccgttactttcaggagcataccgttaaattcgatgatcttatgtgttcactcaaatcgaataaacaaagacattatagtttcctagaatactgaagatgactccggttatgagatacagacaaccaagttctttatgattgcagtacaccaccaccccactggactgcttaagacagctaaaagtgttggatttcaatatcacggtaatcatgtttgcttggaagctgtagtcattataactattgatttagtataagcatagaaccaatccggtagtaagatatacgatagtagctaatctaccatataagatataagtcgcttgtggaatagcactaccaataatatcaagaagatcatactgtatacccaaataattacccatccactgactacatttcgagtcataaaatgttgtcgtatcaaacattcgagtattcaaagctcgaatttcagataaaagagctaagttaatgagagaggacataaatactaacaaaccaccggttttggatgggattacttttaacaccgcataatatgctaaaaagtaccattcaggtacgatatgaagcggagttacaaaccggttcactggtatggagttatctgggtgcgataattcgacatagctgtgatgttaaggagcataggagatgctacacgccttaattggtactgcattgatataattatcgtacaagcactcagctagttattgagagacactcacgagcccaaaaccataacttcgtaatctcaatggtttgtgatagaaccataacacaatgatctttacacagttcaaccctgtattataaaatccagtagactcatgtccttgtcgtttatataaatctattaatgcttgtcaagttccttgtatctagtgttgatgtacaacagacgctctccttgttccactacctaaccataatctattgttccagatattaaggaatgtacgcttcatataacttacacaacgttatgccaagaaggataccagattaccctgattatctttgttatattaatacatggtgttcaattggttctatatccacaatagttatcatcttaactatgctctgctaatgcacttaacatgatggtcatgaaaagcacaagagaacttgatccggtaaacaaagaccttcaagatctaaaccagtagtccaactcgtagtatatactcccagaaaaaggtagtttatatcaactaggaatcccattttagtaagtgtaacatggagtctagcttcagttgttatctgattggtattgcatgcctggtgacttagaatatgattcttattaatgggagcacagttccctgggtatccaatccagtgctctgcctggGCATTGAAATAACCCACAGTTcaccctgtattataaaatccagtagactcatgtccttgtcgtttatataaatctattaatgcttgtcaagttccttgtatctagttagctcactgcgtacttaggatcagaccaaaagagttcactaatggtactagaaaaggagatcgcgttagttcttgggaaaacgacttccgaaccaccaatatatattggtacaaagaagttaccatatcctccgtacaaagcaggcattaagaacataaagatcatagctaggccatgtatcgttattatcacattataagtagctatcgtctctgtacaaatgatccgcgatccagaactgtataactcaaatcgaataaacaaagacattatagttcctagaatactgaagatgactccggttatgagatacagacaaccaagttctttatgattgcagtacaccaccaccccactggactgcttaagacagctaaaagtgttggatttcaatatcctactacattaagattattccacatcggttatgttctaggcgtaatatatggattcttgttctcactcatcttaacagcgagagaaaactactactcagatgctagtctaatcagtagcatcgtacttggagttatcatctctgagacaggattatttatcagctttttctggggagtatatactacgagttggactactggtttagatcttgaaggtctttgtttaccggatccaagttctcttgtgcttttcatgaccatcatgttaagtgcattagcagagcatagttaagatgataactattgtggatatagaaccaattgaacaccatgtattaatataacaaagataatcagggtaatctggtatccttcttggcataacgttgtgtagttatatgaagcgtacattccttaatatctggaacaatagattatggttaggtagtggaacaaggagagcgtctgttgtacatcaacactagatactgctaataccactgtagaggtatagtatataatccctgcccggtgcagtaaaatgtaaacggcggctgtattatgacggtccaaaggtaggtaaatccttgtcgggtaattatcgtcgtgcgtgaaagttggtccgactcttcacatgtcgtttatctaaaactttcttaaatagaattatctttgaatatgaggatccagatggcccgacggttagaccctgagcacctttacatcccttaaatcatatacaggatcaaatcttccttgagcgactcgacaggcactagagatagcgtgaaagctcttttgatttccatgaacggagttacatattagattctcttcgctcccatggtatttagtaagttaacattgaaacgtatccagtgtaaagtttgaacgtaatcctttaccttctatgttgttatgttaaccaaataagtttcatcgttgttgatatttcattgacatgttgataacataaatactaacaaaccaccggttttggatgggattacttttaacaccgcataatatgctaaaaagtaccattcaggtacgatatgaagcggagttacaaaccggttcactggtatggagttatctgggtgcgataattcaatcaaaccaaaagccgtttgtaagaaaattaaaccaattagataggatagacatttagcatcggtcattaacatatgaggatagaaggctactttaagtgcggaatcaatacctgcagggttactagaaccatttaaatgtaaatagaagatgtgtaatacaattagaatgcaacctacaaaaggtaatataaagtgcaatacaaagaatcgttttaatgttacatcagatacatagtatccaccgagtaaccaaggtactaaatatggtattggagaaaggagattagtaatgactgtagcaccccagaaactcatctgtccccatggtagtacataaccgaggaaagcagtggctatagtaagtagatataaaactaaaccagacatccaagcagtagttaaataactatagctggagttatacatacctcgagacatgtgtattaagatacacaagaagacgaaagaagcagttgttgcatgcaacatcctaaattcccatcctgctgctacctctctaactagatgttgaacactagcaaatgcacaagatgcttcagaagtatatcggaacgctaaagtgatacctgtaattatttggagtacaaaggtaattgcaactaagaaaccaaagttataagatgaatttagattgagagcacaccgataaaagacgaggtgtgcccggaatagactcatggaaatttggtgtgttctcgaaaccatgctagcacaatagaacttcgttaaataactacatattaaaatgagcgcatgtaaactagtcttaaacacaccgctcgtcacgtaacaaatctcaaatcgtactgtagattttatatatgtaccgtaactataaccatggtgacatccaatgttcacgctcaatcttaccatacatagtacttttatgatcccaggctggtttaataagtcaaagtttagccgggaagttagcgtctaaaatatataaccgatagtctcaacttagatgcacagatggacataattaatccttgtacggtttgtacctacttgactcctcagtttaagttaaggagtcctttgtttacagcttgtaccgttactttcaggagcataccgttaaattcgatgatcttatgtgttcactcaaatcgaataaacaaagacattatagttcctagaatactgaagatgactccggttatgagatacagacaaccaagttctttatgattgcagtacaccaccacccccactggactgcttaagacagctaaaagtgttggatttcaatatcacggtaatcatgtttgcttggaagctgtagtcatttataactattgatttagtataagcatagaaccaatccggtagta is a genomic window of Besnoitia besnoiti strain Bb-Ger1 chromosome Unknown contig00057, whole genome shotgun sequence containing:
- a CDS encoding uncharacterized protein (encoded by transcript BESB_064300): MIAVHHHPTGLLKTAKSVGFQYPTTLRLFHIGYVLGVIYGFLFSLILTARENYYSDASLISSIVLGVIISETGLFISFFWGVYTTSWTTGLDLEGLCLPDPSSLVLFMTIMLSALAEHS
- a CDS encoding cytochrome b (encoded by transcript BESB_064310); translation: MSLFRAHLVFYRCALNLNSSYNFGFLVAITFVLQIITGITLAFRYTSEASCAFASVQHLVREVAAGWEFRMLHATTASFVFLCILIHMSRGMYNSSYSYLTTAWMSGLVLYLLTIATAFLGYVLPWGQMSFWGATVITNLLSPIPYLVPWLLGGYYVSDVTLKRFFVLHFILPFVGCILIVLHIFYLHLNGSSNPAGIDSALKVAFYPHMLMTDAKCLSYLIGLIFLQTAFGLIELSHPDNSIPVNRFVTPLHIVPEWYFLAYYAVLKVIPSKTGGLLVFMLSTCQ